The sequence below is a genomic window from Oreochromis niloticus isolate F11D_XX linkage group LG3, O_niloticus_UMD_NMBU, whole genome shotgun sequence.
taattgAAATGAAAGCAAATTACCACCCAAAGAgcccaaaagaaaacaaagctgcAAGACTGACAAGGATGTTTTGTTTCTGAGGACTTTAAGCGCCACAATCAGCTGCCTGCACTTATCTTTTTCACCTGCATAACATTGCAGCAGTACTTTCCTGTGACGCAACAATGATGGCTTGGTCACtcaaatattttctttcatCCAATTAATCATGAACTTTTGAATGCACTGCATTTCAGATGGCATTTTTTTGAAATGCATAGTATTTGGTTAATGATAAAACTATTGGCACGAGTCCATCTGTTGACATTTGCACAGTTTTCCTGGTTGGTTCAGGGTGATTAAGTTATTGGCCAGTGATGAAAACACAGGTTGAATTAGAGGTGCACGTCAGTGAACAACACTTTTCCACTGCTTGACAGAAGAGGAAAGGAATAGTTCATGAAGTAAGCTGGGGAAGACCCCAAACCTGTAAGATGTATAGTTTGTACATACATGAAAATGTCCCACATATACTCTATGTCCCACACTTTGTTAGGACACAGATAATTGTGACATTTACATAAGCAAGATACATAGAAAtacactttgttaggtacaccagTTCAACTGCATGTCAGTGCAAATATCTATTCACAcaaatcacatggcagcaactcattAAGACATGCAGACATGGTTAAGAAAACCTGGTGATGTTCAAACTGTGCATCAGAAACTTTGAACATGGTGCACTTTTCTGCACCAGTTAACAAACCGTACATTTCATTTGATTTAGGCATGCAGTGTGTGCATCTTTAACAATTAAAGAACAGTTATGATTAAATGATTGCACCTCATTGCTGTTCACaattatatttgtgtttttctctttcaagTCCCCCAAATTCACTCTGCACTAGACTGTGGCATATTTAATTGACATATCTGTTATTTTGTCTTCCTCTCTTATCCAtttatagatgtattatattagTATTGATTTGGGGTTACTGTTAAATGCattatgttttggggtttttttttttcaaactttgtGAGTAATTACATTAAATAATCATAATTTCAGCACTGGTTAAACATACTATGACTGCAATGTTTGTAGTAATTATACAGCGCCACTACAGAATATATAATATGAAATCCTGTCTATAATTTTGAAAACTaccttttgttcttttattcCGAAAATCTTCTTAACAACGTCCTGAGATCACTGCAGATTTGAGGCTTGACATAAGAACGCcgagattttattttttcagctaACTGGTTTGTCATGATTTACACAGATAACGGCAGCACGTGAAGTTTAAACAAACACTTTCTCGCACTAGTCGAAGACAAACAATAGCAGCATTACGTTGCTTGAATTTCCGCGGTACGTGCAATGAAAGGTCCTGCTGAGAGAAAAGCTTGCGCTGTTAAGTATCATGTTGACGGCCAGGAATCACGGTTCACCACTTgaaaaaagttaatttaaagaaaTCCTGTTGGCTACTGTGATctttgtcatgaaaatgtcatGCATCGCTGTTATCAGAATAAAGTATACTTTGTCATTTTCAAAAGAACGTTATTAAATGACCTTTTTTATGTTGCCTTTCAGTAAAATCGCTAACGTTCTTTGGCACCTCTCCTTTACTTTTCTCTTTGAATGACTGAACGTGAATTAAATCGTTGTTCTAAACAAAATCAGCATAACCCAGCTCTCTTTCTTACCCATATAGGATGACAGCAGACTGGCAACCACGAAAAGACGACGATACATCCTTAAAGGACAACAGACTTTCCCCCTCTATTACTGAAGAACCAAATTAAATGTTTCGGAAGTTATCATTCTCTCTGCAGACACCAGAAGCCTTTCAGATCAGTGTGATCAGACACACTGACTGACATTCACAACCTCAGACTTTTGATCTTGGTTTGGCTGTGGGCGGTGCTGCACCTATGCTGTTTCTCACCTGCTGACGCTTcaacactaataaaaaaaagaagaagaagaagggggggaaaaaaaggtggTGCTCCTGACCTTGCCATGAGTCGCCACctggtgttaaaaataaaacattacactCGATTTACACAGACATTAAGCGGGCTGATGGTGCTTCATCGACACGTGTCAACTTTCCAGCTCCATAGTTTGATTCGTGGAGTCTGCCAGAGTATATAGTTTACTTATCTTTGTCGAAGCCCCGTGTATTACTTTAGTTATTATTAGGTCTGAGGTAGTTTCAGACTGAAATACAGAGCAAGTAAAGCACGTCGTATTTACAAAACTTCAATGCAATTTTGCACAGATAACGAGCTTTTGTAGGGTGGTTCTGTTCTTATAGAGAGAGACTGTAGGAGTCCACTTTCACGTTTATGTACAAAAACGTGTTTATTTACcccaaataaaatatatttaaaaagaacgTTATTAAATCGATTTCTTTTACAGCCTTCAAACAAATATgtcaaaatatgaaaatgataaaatcaaagaccacagtgtgtgtgtgtgtgtgtgtgtgtgtgtgtgtgtgagagagagagagagagagagagagagagcgttaTAGAGAAAAGTGACACCAGAAATGCCATATCAAATTAAGTGACGTCAGTGAAAGTGCACGGTAACGCTGAGACACGAGGTTTTATATATCTGTTGctatatatttacatatacaTGGCATCTGCAATGATTCAGTttttataataacaaaaaaacaacgttTAGCTTAAAAACCCTGAGCTATATTATCGTCCTCACGATTTTCTCGTTTAAGCTCACGCGGTTGATCGCACGTGACAgtgtaaacaaacaacagagcTCTTGCGCAGCAAGTCGTAGACTTCTGTTCGTCTTTGAGGTAAGTCTTCCTCCTAAATACTTTTGATTATTCTCATCAGAACTGTTATAGAAGTAAAACAGCTTACAGTGTCGGTGTAAAGGTTTTCACGTTTATGTGCAATGatataaataacaaataatacaaagacaaaacaaacaacaatacagtgaaagtgaaagcggTGGAGGCATTCGTAACTTTCAGACAGGGTCCAACAACAAAAGGGGCATCAATGCCTTATAAAAGATGAATGTAAGTAAACAAGGAAACAACAGCAGCGTTACGTAGTCgcaaatcccaaaaggttgattctgttcatcctgacgtagcgttttcagtgggagaaacatttcgttactcatccaagtgacagtcgatttaaatgttaaagactTTTCTCAGCTGACGGAAGGGAAGCGTCAAAACCGCAGCACTTCAGGGGATTTTAAAACCGTCCAGCGTCGTTTCTATGTTTTTGTCGTTTTCTGGCTTTGAGATTAAAACAATAGTAtggaatagaatagctttttttcGCATTATATGACATAATAAAATCACAGTTGCGTCTCTCTTGTGATTCTAAATTTTGATTTAACTTTGATACTTAATGGCATTTAATTTtaacacaaaagcaaaacaaagaagCTCATACAGCGACAAAACTAAGCTGGAAGCCAATGCAGAAACTTTAACAATCGGGTTATATGAGAAGATCTGTAAGGGGGAGTTCACTgttttaaaagcaaatataaaaaatgaattaaacacGACAagaacaaggagaaaaaaacagacaaggATGAAGAAAAGaggacaaaacaaacagaaaatgctttTTCTCTTGGAGCGAAATCGCATAATTAGCATGATTTATTTTGATTGTCTTTAATCTCGTTCCTTttacaacttttctttttctttaagattTCCAAGATGCATCTGTGGAGATACAAGTTATCCTTGAGAGGCTACAGAGCCatgattttacagcacatgaTTTTCTGCCTTCTCCTGATACACAGAGGTGAGTTCATAGTTTTATCAACATGGTGTCTTTGCACTTGCACACGCTGCCTCTTAACTACATGCAAAACATTTGCGGTTTTATGAGATCAGTAACTTCCTCCTCCAGAATCAAAGAACCAACCCACAAAGCATTTCACAATACAACCCCTATCAAGCATTTCTTTGTGTAGTCTTGTGTGTTTTGAATAATCTTTTCTACTGAACGCTCATTTGATGTCGCCATTGGATTATTAGACATTATTACTGCATAATTGCACTATATGTTTTGTTATGCAAccttttgtgtttctcctccttaaaccaaaaaacagaagtaaaggtcacatttttggttttggttgcCTGAACAGGTCATGATTGTTGTCATATGTtatgttatattatattatattgtagttttttttattataaatggAATATAAGTTTCAGTCCCTTGGCAGCTTCTCTATATAACCTAATACCAGGATCCTGGGGTCAGATGCCTTAAGTGGTATGGATGTAAACAACTGTCATGTGGTTTGACTTCAGTTTACAGTACAGTTTGTACattgtttcattttcttctctgagcTCAACATCTTGGTaagttaagataagataaacctttattagtcccacacgtgggacaTATTTGGGTCATGTAAGAAagtacaagttttttttttgtttgtttttttttttgtttttttttaatttgttcatttcaggcacaacaataaagttgaacataaagtgcacaaaaaacaaaaacaaacaacaaaatgtacctgaaaagtttaacagcagtaaaagtaaaaaaaaacacacacaataggttagattattattattagtagtagtagtagtagtatttccAGTTTGGTCTAATTTTATATAAACTTCAACTTGTTTGTAAACTGTAAGAGGTTTGACAGTAACTGTGACTTACACTGTCAGGAATGCTCGCTTTACTCCGTTGTTTCCATTTCCTCCTCAGGGCAGCCTCTCATTGTCGTTCCATTGCGGGCAGTCATGGCCACAGCTGGGGAAGAGGTTGTTTTGCCGTGCCACATTAAACCAGAAATGGATGCTAATGGGATGAGGCTGGAGTGGGCGAGACCTGACCTGACGCCCGGGTTTGTTTACGAGTGGGCAGACCAAAAAGAACATGTAGTGAACAAACAGCCGTCATACAGAGGAAGGACATCAGTGGTTAAGGAAAAACTGGAACATGGAGACATTTCACTGAAAATCTCAAATGTGACCATCTCTGATGAGGGAATATACAGATGCCTTGTTCCACAAGTGGGTCAAGAGGCCTTCATTAAGCTCATTGTTGGTAAGTAAATAcacattatattatttttttatgtcctTTCTTTAtgtattaatgtgtttttaaagtactttgagtgctcaatTTGAGTCGAAAAATCTTATGTAACTGAAAGAAAAGAATGGCGACACTGGCTTTTTGTTCTCATGGAAACATTACAAACTACTTCAGATCAAGTTATCCTTTAGTGTCATGGGACTGGATCCCTGCATGGAGTAGAAGGATTTTTCAGCCTTGAGGGAATAAAGCTTGGGATCCTCTTGTTAATAAGTATGATATGACTCAGGATATGTCATTAACTTCGAGAGGTCTAATTCTCCAGCAGTGATGACCTCAACCATATCTCAAACCCAAACCATAAGTTTtgtcaaaaaagcaaaaattaaaataagtcttttttttctgtgctttctGTGTTGCTTAAGAGgttaatttatttattgccCCTTAATAAGTCAATGAATGAATACATTTATGGTCAGCATGCTGTTGCAGTGATACCTCACAGTAGTGTTTTGGGTATTAGCTCTGATGGGTTTGACTGGTGTTTTCAGTGTGGCGTTTACATGTTTTTCCCACaactgtgtgggttctctcccaGTACTCCCAcctcctctcacagtccaaagacatgcagttagtggggtcaggTTAACTGGCAATTCAAAATTGTCTGTAGGCGTGAATGCTTTGACTTTATGTGTTAACCTTTCAGCAGATTGGCAAACTATCCAGGGTGTACCATGtcaaaatgcaataatatttgcttcaaaatgcaacactatGATAGTAATTTGCTTTCATAATAACTAACTTATATAATTAAATTAAGTGTATATATGTCTCTTTGGTTattttccattcattttcttctgcttatctagTTCACTTTTCTAAATTTCTAGTCTATACTAAGCTCCAGGTCACACTGATACCTTTTACAAAAATAATCAACTAATAACCACAATGTTGGCACTGTGAATTTAAAGTATCTCTCCtggttttggttttcttttctttttttaggtgCTGTGTCCTTTCCTACAGTCACTGTAATAAGCAAAACCAGCAGCAGGGTGGTGTTACAGTGTGAGTCTGCAGGCTGGTATCCAGAGCCTGAGCTGCTGTGGTTGGACGGTGAGGGAAACCTCCTCTCTGCTGGACCTACAGAGACCCTCAGAGGTCCTGATGACCTCTATACTGTCAGCAGCAGAGTGACTGTGGAGAAGAGacacagcaacaacatcacCTGCAGAGTCCAACAGAGGAACACCAACCagagcagagagacacacaaacatgttccAGGTAGATTTTATTATGAAATGCTTCATATGCTGTAAGTGAAACTACTGTGGTTAATAATGTCACATGATATCTTCCAGTCCCGTCCTGGTATTTGAAATTGGTCTTGGTTCCGGGCTTACTCGCTGTGTTGGTGTCTGTTCTGTTGACCATTCACAGATGGCGACTGAGGTAAAcatgtctctctttttttaagtttcattttaaaatagagTTTTTGTTATTACAAGAACATGAAATTGTCTCTACTGAGAACATGGCAAGCATGTCAACAATGTGCCATGACCCTAaacctttttttcatttatgaagaatcaaaataaaaccaattccaactttgggaaaaaaaaacttaaaaaagggggtaaactgaattaaaatggAGAGAATGTTGTCTCCAGGAGTTTAACTGATTTAGACCGGTGTtccagatcaactggcgtttagatcaactggcgtttagacatggcgttggtcgaacagatgtgtggcagtcttgcgtttcaggagctgctaccgacaaaccagcaaaaaaaccgccaaatgtgtcatctgtgacacttgtgaggttatctcaaacacactccgtcagtcttgatgccgttgaacaacaaaatttagtttacctggtgatatcctcatgcgcaacgcgatcgcgaaaacagcaaacaattaacaccacgccaatgttgttcacaggacagcaagagtaaacgatcgggagactCTTGTCGCCGTTATCGTCCCCCtcgcacgttttatttctccggtttcagcatttttgcttcacaactaaagcgtgcagtttactttctgtgcactaacatggactcgagtcatttttttgtttttcaacataATACAAGGGTTAATTTCCAAAACATGCATATGATCTTCAATTTGTAGCAGATCCACTATCACATagcagctggagcagtctcAAATGGAGGTCAGTCCACTgctgccacctgtggccaaATACCATAGCCTACTACtagattaacttgtgacacatctgcacctgCTGCTATGATCACATTGAGTAGAGGCTGAGTGGCTGCACTTACCACTGGTACATCCAAATCtacccacaaacatgttgaaagatgcaatcccagcaatgtggattgtcaacactaaaaacaatcagtaagcaaagacaacaggcatcaattttttctgtttatttagcacCCACAACATTTGTAGTCGCCTTCTGCACAGGGGAAgtccacacacactgtgtggtaCCACTTTCCGCAGAAGGTGCATTAAATCTGCAAGATTGAATGAGATTGTCAGGGTCATTGTCTGACTGTTTATTACTAATCACCTGCTGTACATTCACAGTAACTGCCATCTCCTTACAAATGTTTATTAGATTGACCACTcttatacagactgtatataacaaCCAACTCTAAAATGTTTGTTcgcagagaaaagacacaggcagACTACGCTAACGACATGTGATGTTACAACCCTAGTGAAATATTAGtgtcatttcattcatttcaaaggtttatttgcatgacgcacaaacagacacaattgaaaggtacaaatgtgttgtgcatgaaacgaattcaaacgtggtgcagatgtgtgtcacaagttgatctggctgtaggctgcggcacttggccagaggtggcgctggttgattcga
It includes:
- the LOC102076198 gene encoding butyrophilin subfamily 2 member A2 translates to MHLWRYKLSLRGYRAMILQHMIFCLLLIHRGQPLIVVPLRAVMATAGEEVVLPCHIKPEMDANGMRLEWARPDLTPGFVYEWADQKEHVVNKQPSYRGRTSVVKEKLEHGDISLKISNVTISDEGIYRCLVPQVGQEAFIKLIVGAVSFPTVTVISKTSSRVVLQCESAGWYPEPELLWLDGEGNLLSAGPTETLRGPDDLYTVSSRVTVEKRHSNNITCRVQQRNTNQSRETHKHVPVPSWYLKLVLVPGLLAVLVSVLLTIHRWRLRIPEHAEKEAMIKNPDV